One genomic segment of Oceanispirochaeta sp. includes these proteins:
- the recO gene encoding DNA repair protein RecO, whose amino-acid sequence MNRLIKENYIPLKSSDMGENHKLVLILSAGQGLIRIAVFGVKGKKSGAQRALIQPFSLCRGDLYYDPVKKLWRLKEGECLESRDSFHTHLNKYYAALFWSDLIIQTYAGGGSQDFFNMSENLFRNLSNAEGAMVPGIFLRSLWDYLALEGIQPETNRCSRCGRPAPPTKAVCYSGEGMVVCSRCRIDSLPLLTASARIFLEAVMEKKVLPEVDSDTLESLTAYIMTILRSIVRLKMDQESLKIIFQ is encoded by the coding sequence ATGAATCGACTGATTAAAGAAAATTATATTCCATTAAAATCCTCTGATATGGGTGAAAACCATAAACTTGTTCTTATTCTGAGTGCCGGACAGGGATTGATCCGCATTGCGGTTTTCGGTGTGAAAGGAAAAAAGTCGGGGGCTCAGAGGGCCTTGATTCAGCCCTTTTCCCTCTGTCGCGGGGACCTCTATTATGATCCGGTTAAAAAGCTGTGGCGTCTGAAAGAGGGAGAATGCCTTGAAAGCCGGGATAGTTTCCATACTCATCTGAATAAATATTATGCCGCCCTGTTCTGGTCGGACCTGATTATACAGACTTATGCGGGAGGAGGAAGCCAGGATTTCTTTAATATGTCAGAAAACCTGTTCAGAAATCTCAGCAACGCCGAGGGCGCGATGGTTCCGGGAATCTTCCTGAGATCCCTCTGGGATTATCTGGCACTGGAAGGCATTCAGCCTGAAACAAACCGCTGTTCCCGCTGCGGCAGACCCGCCCCCCCGACTAAAGCAGTCTGTTATTCCGGCGAAGGAATGGTTGTCTGCTCCCGCTGCCGCATCGACAGTCTGCCTCTGCTCACAGCTTCTGCCCGAATCTTCCTGGAAGCCGTGATGGAGAAAAAAGTGCTACCCGAGGTGGATTCAGATACCCTTGAAAGTTTGACGGCCTACATTATGACCATATTGAGGTCTATTGTCAGGTTGAAAATGGATCAGGAATCCCTCAAAATAATTTTTCAATAA